From a region of the Vairimorpha necatrix chromosome 4, complete sequence genome:
- a CDS encoding DNA replication licensing factor MCM2, with product MSKRKIDEEKENMEELPSEEPFREQNDSYSEDEIIEENFIDENVNESFSDAYQESSLDFTTNSSYNEVIDPPSEEDYQDVDVEKIISENNLCKKFFEKTFFIHAVKNLFIKFLNSHKNKKYIKCIKEMCSENLESLRVSYMDISDFNETLLKLLDCYPEQTLEIFESGLEQVVKVYFPNYDQIKKKLHCRIIDLPISENIRSLRNNHLNKLVRIKGVVTRRTGVFPQFFIIKYTCMKCQAVFGPFSASSSKPTHCYECQSRGPFTINSSETVYKDFQKLTLQEVPGTVPPGTLPRSKEVLLFYDLIDTAKPGEEIEVIGIYKNNFNVSLNIKNGFPVFFTVIEGVFIEKNVNQCKLNEEDIKEIKRLSKNPNVKNIIFNSIAPSICGHFNVKRAIAIALFGGVMKEKNNHRVRGDINVLLLGDPGTAKSQFLRYVEKTSNRAVLATGQGASSVGLTASVRRDPVIKEWTLEGGALVLADNGVCLIDEFDKMNDHDRTSIHEAMEQQSISISKAGIVATLHARCTVIAAANPTRGVYNSSLTFAQNVNLSDPILSRFDILCVVKDNIDSKEDEIMANHILNSHRGNVSDYAESLDHEFLKKYILYAKTHITPVFSNVNVDKISNLYSELRRESISSGLPITVRHIECIIRISEAFAKMELRNYVSFEDIDEAISVVLDSFMGAQKYSVTKNMRKKFLKYFKKSNADVIIFILKEMFNERIRAYNSNYILLEELDKQLKGYGISCPVDIFGSKEFLDNGFLYDKEKNLVTRSI from the coding sequence ATgtcaaaaagaaaaattgatgaagaaaaagaaaatatggAAGAATTGCCCAGTGAGGAACCATTTAGAGAACAAAATGACTCTTACAGTGAAGATGAAATAATAGAAGAAAACTTCATAGATGAAAATGTAAATGAATCATTTTCAGATGCGTATCAAGAGAGTAGTTTGGATTTCACTACAAATTCGTCTTATAATGAAGTAATTGATCCTCCATCTGAGGAAGATTACCAGGACGTAGACGTagagaaaattatttctgaaaataatttatgcAAGAAGTTTTTTGagaaaacattttttattcatgcagtcaagaatttatttataaaatttcttaattcgcataaaaataagaaatatataaaatgtattaaGGAAATGTGTTCTGAAAATCTAGAAAGTCTCAGAGTAAGTTATATGGACATTTCAGATTTCAATGAGACATTATTGAAATTGCTAGATTGTTATCCAGAGCAGACTCTGGAAATATTTGAGAGTGGCTTAGAGCAAGTGGTCAAAGTATATTTCCCAAATTATGATCAGATCAAGAAGAAATTACATTGTAGGATTATTGATCTCCCTATTAGTGAAAATATTAGGTCTCTTAGGAATAATCATCTTAATAAATTAGTCAGGATTAAAGGGGTAGTCACCAGAAGGACTGGTGTCTTTCCCCAgttctttattataaaatacacTTGCATGAAGTGTCAAGCAGTATTTGGCCCATTTTCGGCCAGTTCATCAAAGCCCACACATTGTTACGAGTGTCAGAGCAGGGGTCCTTTTACAATTAATAGTTCCGAGACAGTTTACAAGGATTTCCAGAAGTTGACTCTTCAGGAAGTACCAGGTACAGTCCCGCCTGGTACTCTGCCTAGATCCAAGGAagttttacttttttatgatttgaTTGATACAGCCAAACCTGGAGAAGAAATAGAAGTTATAGGAATTTACAAGAATAATTTCAATGTatcattaaatattaagaatGGCTTCCCTGTCTTTTTTACTGTTATAGAGGGTGTTTTTATAGAGAAGAATGTCAATCAATGTAAATTAAATGAGGAAGATATAAAAGAGATTAAAAGACTCTCTAAGAATCCAAATGTGaagaatattatttttaattctataGCGCCTTCTATATGTGGACATTTTAATGTAAAGCGGGCTATAGCCATAGCGCTCTTTGGAGGAGTAATGAAAGAGAAGAATAATCATAGGGTCAGAGGAGACATAAATGTTTTACTCCTAGGAGACCCTGGGACAGCCAAGTCTCAATTTCTAAGATATGTCGAGAAGACTAGTAATAGAGCAGTACTCGCCACTGGTCAAGGGGCGAGTTCTGTAGGCTTGACTGCCTCTGTAAGGCGAGATCCTGTAATTAAGGAATGGACCTTAGAAGGTGGAGCTCTTGTACTAGCGGACAATGGAGTGTGTCTAATTGAcgaatttgataaaatgaATGATCATGATCGTACTTCTATCCACGAAGCCATGGAACAACAGTCTATTTCTATTTCTAAAGCGGGGATTGTGGCCACTTTACATGCAAGATGCACTGTCATAGCGGCAGCTAATCCTACCAGGGGTGTTTATAATTCGTCCCTTACTTTTGCTCAGAATGTAAATCTCAGTGATCCTATTCTTTCTAGATTTGATATCCTGTGCGTAGTTAAGGATAATATTGACTCTAAGGAAGATGAAATAATGGCCAATCATATTCTCAATTCACACAGAGGAAATGTCTCTGATTACGCCGAGTCTTTGGACCACGAATTCCTTAAGaaatacattttatatGCCAAGACACATATCACTCCTGTATTTTCTAATGTGAATGTAGACaaaatatctaatttaTACTCAGAATTAAGAAGAGAAAGCATTTCTTCTGGTCTGCCTATAACTGTCAGACATATTGAGTGTATTATCAGAATAAGTGAAGCATTTGCTAAGATGGAATTAAGAAATTATGTATCATTTGAAGATATCGACGAAGCAATCTCTGTTGTATTAGATTCTTTCATGGGAGCACAGAAATATTCAGTAACTAAAAACATGaggaagaaatttttaaaatatttcaagaAGAGTAATGCTGACGTCATAATATTCATCTTAAAAGAAATGTTTAATGAGAGAATTAGAGCATATAAttctaattatattttactgGAAGAACTTGATAAACAACTAAAAGGATATGGGATAAGTTGCCCAGTAGATATCTTCGGAAGTAAGGAATTTTTGGATAAtggatttttatatgacaaagagaaaaatttagtaACGAgaagtatttaa